The Pseudomonadota bacterium sequence CCACATAGGGCATGAAGGACAGAAGGCCGACGATCAGGCCAATGGCCAGGCCGAACTGCAGCCCCGCCAGCGACAGGGCGATGCCATAGAACAGGCCCAGGATCAGGCAGACGGCTGCCTGTCCGCGGATAAAGCCGGACAGGGTGACGTTGATCTGGCGGGCTTCTTCCCGGATGACGGGAACCAGGGGCCGGGGCAGCCATTCGTCGATCCTGGCCACAATCAGGTCCCAGTCCCGCAGCAGATAGAAAGCCACAACGGGTGTGATGAACAGAAGGCCGGCGATATCCACCAGGGCCAGCCCGCCCGAGACGACAGTGCCCGCCACAACCGTGGCCCAGCTGACAGCTGTTCCCGTGAAGTTCGAGGCGGCCTGTTTCAGCTGGTCTGCATCCCGGGGGGACAGCTGGCGGATATAGTGCTGGATCTGTGGCAGGATATGCTCGCGCACGTGGTCGATATAGCCGGGGATGGCGTGGATCAGACTGACCGTCTGTTCTGCAAGGACAGGAGCGATGAGCAGGATAATCAGGGCAACGATAATGACAAAGATCATCAGGACGGCAGCCGTTGCCCATCCCCGCGACAGGCGCAGGCCCACCA is a genomic window containing:
- a CDS encoding AI-2E family transporter encodes the protein MTQSRKHWFFWFIMLGSIFLGLWLTSKVLLPFVAGFALAYMLDPLVDRVVGLRLSRGWATAAVLMIFVIIVALIILLIAPVLAEQTVSLIHAIPGYIDHVREHILPQIQHYIRQLSPRDADQLKQAASNFTGTAVSWATVVAGTVVSGGLALVDIAGLLFITPVVAFYLLRDWDLIVARIDEWLPRPLVPVIREEARQINVTLSGFIRGQAAVCLILGLFYGIALSLAGLQFGLAIGLIVGLLSFMPYVGSLVGFVASTGVALFQFDDWVRVLIVVGIFFLGQAIEGNFLTPRLVGGKVGLHPVWVIFALLAGGSLFGFLGVLLAVPVAAVIGVLVRFALRRYLNSSYYQGQTLPAPPPESV